In Desulfobulbus oralis, one DNA window encodes the following:
- the gyrB gene encoding DNA topoisomerase (ATP-hydrolyzing) subunit B, which yields MSKTNYDAEQIKVLEGLEAVRKRPAMYIGNTAEEGLHHLIYEVVDNSIDEALAGYCTEISITIHEDNSITVEDNGRGIPVDKHPTEKISALELVMTTLHAGGKFDNSTYKVSGGLHGVGVSVVNALSTQTVATVKRNGHIYRQSYEYGKRTSELEDLGSCDGRGTIIFFAPDPSIFTETTIFRYDIVKTRLRELAFLNKDIRINLKDERDGAEDTFYYDGGIISYVEFLNRNRTAVHAQPIFLSGEKDNVQVEVCLQYIDGYTERLFSFVNNINTREGGTHIAGFRAALTKCINRYANDENAPKNLKEKMEGDDVREGLTCIVSVRVPNPQFEGQTKTKLGNSEVKSIVENICTDKLSIYFEQNPAVARAILGKAVEAARAREAARRARDLSRKKGTLSVMMAGKLAECQSKKPEERELFIVEGDSAGGSAKQGRDRSIQAILPLRGKIMNVEKARFDKMLGSEEIKQLVASLGTGIGEGEFDLEKLRYHKVIIMTDADVDGAHIRTLLLTFFYRQMLPLIEKGHIYIGQPPLYRLGKGKKEQYFLNDEELDRFLYTQASTTLQINKKNEEKLESESMIRLLHDLSRFAQLLDYLQRLNVPEALVLFLLAQDIRSARQFEDSAVVENLVAKLKEQQVQCSELRSCSWRHSCFECDVIFSGQARQAAVMGPGVPLLPEYRQAAVLYKNIRPYLEGSFEIAKRDDANSLLQADNWRMLLTMVRDETFKGSHLQRYKGLGEMNPEQLWETTMNPANRTLIQVHVDDMAVSDDMFTTLMGDKVDARREFIQSNALSAVDLDI from the coding sequence ATGTCAAAAACCAACTACGATGCTGAACAGATCAAGGTACTGGAGGGGCTGGAAGCGGTTCGTAAACGGCCTGCCATGTATATCGGTAATACTGCTGAAGAAGGCCTGCATCATCTTATTTATGAAGTGGTCGATAACTCCATAGATGAAGCTCTAGCTGGTTATTGTACCGAGATCAGTATTACTATTCATGAAGATAATTCGATCACGGTTGAAGATAATGGTCGTGGTATTCCAGTAGATAAACACCCGACAGAAAAGATTTCTGCGCTGGAACTGGTCATGACTACATTACATGCAGGTGGTAAATTTGATAATTCCACCTATAAAGTTTCAGGAGGTTTACACGGAGTGGGTGTATCCGTTGTTAATGCTCTCAGTACCCAAACTGTAGCCACCGTTAAGCGTAATGGTCATATATATCGACAAAGCTATGAATATGGTAAACGAACAAGCGAACTGGAAGATTTAGGATCATGTGATGGTCGAGGAACAATTATATTTTTTGCTCCAGATCCCTCTATTTTTACCGAAACAACTATTTTTCGATATGATATTGTCAAAACTAGGCTTCGTGAATTAGCCTTTTTGAATAAGGATATTCGTATAAATTTAAAAGATGAACGGGATGGCGCAGAAGATACTTTTTACTATGATGGTGGTATTATTTCCTATGTAGAATTTTTGAATCGTAACCGTACAGCAGTTCATGCACAGCCTATTTTTTTATCTGGTGAAAAAGACAATGTACAGGTAGAGGTCTGCTTACAGTATATAGACGGTTATACTGAACGACTTTTTTCCTTTGTCAACAATATCAATACCCGGGAGGGTGGTACCCATATCGCTGGTTTTCGCGCTGCCTTGACCAAGTGCATCAATCGTTATGCCAATGACGAAAATGCTCCTAAAAATCTGAAGGAAAAGATGGAGGGAGATGATGTACGCGAAGGCCTGACCTGTATAGTTTCCGTGCGTGTGCCAAATCCACAGTTTGAGGGGCAGACTAAAACCAAGCTGGGGAATTCGGAAGTCAAATCCATTGTGGAAAACATTTGTACGGACAAACTTTCCATATACTTCGAGCAGAATCCGGCTGTGGCCAGAGCCATACTTGGCAAGGCAGTGGAAGCCGCCCGTGCCCGTGAGGCAGCAAGGCGCGCACGGGATCTTTCCCGAAAAAAAGGCACCCTGTCCGTGATGATGGCCGGTAAGCTGGCTGAATGTCAAAGCAAAAAACCGGAGGAGCGCGAACTCTTCATAGTGGAGGGGGACTCTGCCGGAGGCTCGGCCAAACAGGGCCGTGACCGCAGTATTCAGGCCATTTTGCCCTTGCGTGGCAAAATAATGAATGTGGAAAAGGCCCGCTTTGACAAAATGCTCGGTTCAGAGGAAATAAAGCAGTTGGTGGCATCCCTTGGCACCGGTATTGGAGAAGGCGAATTTGATCTGGAAAAGCTGCGCTACCATAAAGTTATCATCATGACTGATGCTGATGTGGATGGCGCCCATATCCGCACGCTTTTACTTACCTTCTTTTATCGACAGATGCTGCCGCTCATAGAAAAGGGTCATATCTATATTGGTCAACCCCCACTTTACCGGCTGGGAAAGGGCAAAAAGGAGCAATACTTCCTGAATGACGAGGAATTGGACAGATTTCTTTATACCCAGGCCAGCACTACCTTACAGATCAACAAAAAAAATGAAGAAAAGCTGGAATCGGAGAGCATGATCCGGCTTCTGCATGATCTATCCCGTTTTGCTCAACTTCTGGACTATCTGCAGCGCCTGAATGTACCAGAAGCATTGGTGCTTTTTCTGCTGGCTCAGGATATTCGCAGTGCCCGGCAATTCGAAGACAGCGCTGTGGTCGAAAATCTGGTGGCGAAACTGAAGGAGCAGCAGGTTCAGTGCAGCGAATTGCGTTCTTGTTCCTGGCGTCACAGTTGTTTTGAATGTGACGTTATTTTTTCCGGCCAGGCCCGGCAGGCAGCGGTTATGGGACCAGGAGTGCCGCTCTTGCCGGAATACCGGCAGGCAGCAGTGCTCTACAAGAATATTCGGCCCTATCTGGAAGGTAGTTTTGAAATTGCCAAAAGAGACGATGCCAATTCGCTTCTGCAGGCGGACAACTGGCGTATGCTGCTCACCATGGTAAGGGATGAAACCTTCAAGGGCAGTCATTTACAGCGCTACAAGGGTCTTGGTGAAATGAATCCCGAACAGCTTTGGGAAACCACCATGAACCCGGCCAACCGTACCCTGATCCAGGTGCATGTCGATGATATGGCGGTCAGTGACGACATGTTCACTACCCTGATGGGTGACAAGGTAGATGCCCGACGCGAGTTCATTCAGAGCAACGCGCTCTCTGCCGTGGACCTGGATATCTGA
- the gyrA gene encoding DNA gyrase subunit A, with amino-acid sequence MSAEDLSAGQNPHQSVAIDKELQRSYLDYAMSVIIGRALPDVRDGLKPVHRRALFAMRELGNTYNRPYIKSARIVGDVIGKYHPHGDTAAYDTLVRLAQDFSMRYPLVDGQGNFGSMDGDPPAAMRYTEARMTKLDQELVSDLDKETVDFMPNYDNSLQEPSVLPSKIPNILINGSEGIAVGMATKIPPHNITETINALIALVDNPDITIYELMQHITGPDFPTGGIVCGRAGIREAYETGRGVVIIRSRTHIEQHGNDESIIITEIPYQQNKSLLVEKIAELIKEKRITSISEIRDESDRHGVRVVLELKKGELPEIVLNQLYKMTPLQKSFGIILLCIVGNKPEILNLKEVLQHFLEHRRTVVYRRTCYELRKAEERAHILEGLRIAITNLDEIVALIRSSSNPDEAKSRLMTRFSLTDIQAQTILDMKLQRLTSLEREKIIKDYEEILQKIKWYKEVLADGKLLLEIVREEFEKIKEDYGDERRTEIMDEPDEILPEDLIAPEKMVVTVSHGGYIKRNPLSLYRAQHRGGKGIKGMGTLEDDFVCSLYTASSLDTFLFFTNRGRVFWRKVYELPQASRAALGRAIVNLLELGEGEKVAAILPVADLASMDDSLTVLTITKKGQVKKTSISEYKRPLRKGKVGLTIREEDEILTAAITSGHDDILLVTKNGQSIRFHEDDVRTMGRMASGVKGINLMADDEVVGAAIINSDASILTVTENGYGKRTAESEYPVQSRGGKGVLAIKTSERNGKVVGVLTVHDEDQVMIIANSGQIIRMPMNSLRLIGRNTQGVRLINLAKDELVTDMSMLAREEGVDDSEEEGMGSDRSADSDSPDEA; translated from the coding sequence ATGAGTGCAGAAGATCTTTCAGCAGGACAGAACCCCCATCAGAGTGTGGCCATTGACAAGGAGCTGCAGCGCTCCTACCTCGATTATGCCATGTCGGTCATCATTGGCCGGGCGCTGCCGGATGTGCGGGATGGACTGAAGCCTGTCCATAGGCGTGCGCTGTTCGCCATGCGCGAGCTGGGCAATACCTATAACCGGCCTTACATCAAATCGGCTCGTATTGTGGGAGACGTTATCGGCAAGTACCATCCGCACGGCGACACCGCGGCCTATGATACGCTGGTGCGACTGGCGCAGGATTTTTCCATGCGCTATCCGCTGGTAGATGGCCAGGGCAACTTTGGCTCCATGGATGGCGATCCGCCTGCGGCAATGCGCTATACCGAGGCCCGTATGACCAAACTCGATCAGGAGCTGGTCAGCGACCTGGACAAGGAAACCGTCGATTTCATGCCCAATTACGACAATTCCTTGCAGGAACCATCGGTTTTGCCCTCAAAAATACCCAATATCCTGATCAACGGCTCGGAAGGCATTGCCGTTGGCATGGCCACAAAAATACCGCCCCACAATATTACGGAGACTATCAATGCCCTGATCGCTCTGGTCGATAATCCAGATATAACGATATATGAATTGATGCAGCATATTACCGGCCCGGATTTTCCTACCGGTGGTATCGTCTGCGGACGAGCCGGTATCCGTGAAGCCTATGAAACCGGTCGGGGTGTAGTAATTATCCGTTCACGTACTCATATTGAGCAGCATGGTAATGATGAATCTATAATTATTACAGAAATACCTTATCAACAGAATAAATCTCTGTTGGTGGAAAAAATTGCGGAGCTGATTAAAGAAAAGCGTATTACTTCCATTTCCGAAATTCGGGATGAATCTGACCGCCACGGTGTACGGGTAGTATTGGAGCTGAAGAAAGGAGAACTGCCGGAAATAGTTCTGAATCAGCTTTATAAGATGACACCATTGCAAAAGAGCTTTGGTATAATCCTTCTCTGTATTGTCGGAAACAAACCAGAAATTCTGAATCTTAAGGAAGTATTACAGCATTTTCTGGAGCATCGGCGCACGGTCGTCTACCGCCGTACCTGCTATGAATTACGGAAAGCGGAGGAGCGTGCCCATATCCTGGAAGGACTCCGGATAGCCATCACCAACCTTGATGAAATTGTGGCGCTTATTCGTTCTTCATCAAATCCTGATGAAGCAAAATCCAGACTCATGACCAGATTTTCCCTGACAGATATTCAGGCACAAACCATCCTCGATATGAAACTGCAAAGGCTAACCAGCCTTGAGCGGGAAAAAATTATCAAGGATTATGAGGAGATTCTGCAAAAGATCAAATGGTATAAGGAAGTACTGGCAGACGGTAAACTGCTCCTTGAGATAGTTCGGGAAGAATTCGAGAAAATAAAGGAAGATTATGGTGACGAACGCCGTACTGAAATCATGGATGAACCGGATGAAATTCTTCCGGAAGACCTGATTGCACCGGAAAAAATGGTCGTCACCGTCTCCCACGGCGGCTACATCAAACGTAACCCCCTGAGCCTTTATCGCGCCCAGCACCGCGGCGGCAAGGGGATCAAGGGCATGGGCACCCTGGAGGACGACTTTGTATGCAGTCTCTATACCGCCTCGTCGCTTGACACCTTCCTCTTTTTCACCAACCGTGGCCGTGTATTCTGGCGCAAGGTCTATGAGCTGCCCCAGGCCAGCAGAGCTGCACTTGGCAGGGCTATCGTCAATCTTTTGGAGCTGGGCGAAGGTGAAAAGGTAGCAGCCATTCTGCCGGTTGCCGATCTCGCCAGCATGGACGATTCCCTGACCGTACTCACGATTACCAAGAAGGGTCAGGTCAAAAAGACTTCTATCTCCGAATACAAGCGACCGCTCAGAAAAGGCAAGGTGGGACTTACCATCAGGGAAGAAGATGAAATACTGACTGCGGCTATTACAAGCGGTCACGACGATATTTTGCTGGTTACCAAGAATGGTCAGTCCATCCGCTTTCACGAAGATGATGTACGCACCATGGGCCGCATGGCCTCGGGCGTGAAGGGCATCAATCTTATGGCGGATGACGAAGTGGTCGGAGCCGCCATTATCAATAGCGATGCTTCCATTCTTACGGTCACGGAAAACGGCTACGGCAAGCGAACGGCAGAGTCGGAATATCCGGTGCAGAGCCGTGGTGGCAAGGGTGTTCTGGCCATCAAGACCAGCGAGCGCAACGGCAAGGTGGTGGGGGTTCTCACCGTGCACGACGAAGATCAGGTCATGATTATCGCCAACTCCGGGCAGATCATCCGTATGCCAATGAATAGCTTGCGGCTGATCGGCCGCAATACCCAGGGCGTACGTCTGATCAATCTGGCCAAGGATGAGCTGGTAACCGACATGTCCATGCTGGCGCGGGAAGAGGGCGTGGATGACAGCGAAGAAGAAGGCATGGGCAGCGATAGGTCGGCAGACAGCGACAGCCCGGATGAGGCATGA
- a CDS encoding NAD(P)H-dependent glycerol-3-phosphate dehydrogenase — MMQKVAVIGAGSWGTALAMLLAGRHEVWLWGRDAAEMAAMQRSRANTRYLPGHPFPESLIATGDLESALTGAACVLMVVPSHGFRQVFRQAVPLLPGNIPMVSAVKGIEFPSIRTMTQIMQEESAGRPLALCVLSGPSFAEEVACGLPTAVTVACADKVQAARVQELFSTRFFRVYSSQDVLGLEISGAMKNVIAIASGISDGLGYGLNTRAALITRGLAEIIRLGTALGADSRTFSGLSGLGDLVLTCTGNLSRNRSVGLKLGAGKTLRQVLAEMTMVAEGVRTTESCFQLAKARAVEMPILEQVYAVLYEGKSCREAVTQLFQRTLKEELLGHGN; from the coding sequence ATGATGCAGAAAGTAGCGGTCATAGGTGCCGGAAGCTGGGGTACGGCCCTGGCAATGCTTTTGGCGGGCCGGCATGAAGTGTGGCTCTGGGGTCGGGACGCAGCCGAAATGGCTGCCATGCAGCGCTCCAGGGCAAATACACGCTATCTGCCAGGCCATCCTTTTCCGGAAAGCCTGATCGCCACGGGCGATCTGGAATCTGCCTTGACAGGGGCAGCCTGTGTGCTCATGGTTGTTCCGTCCCACGGTTTCAGGCAGGTCTTTCGGCAGGCTGTGCCATTGTTGCCCGGAAACATTCCGATGGTCTCGGCGGTCAAGGGTATAGAATTCCCCAGCATCCGCACCATGACCCAGATTATGCAGGAGGAAAGTGCTGGCAGGCCGCTTGCCCTCTGTGTGCTCAGTGGCCCAAGCTTTGCCGAAGAGGTGGCCTGTGGCCTCCCCACCGCCGTGACCGTGGCCTGTGCAGACAAAGTACAGGCTGCCCGCGTGCAGGAACTGTTCTCTACCCGCTTCTTCAGGGTGTATTCTTCACAGGATGTTTTGGGACTTGAGATCAGTGGGGCCATGAAAAACGTGATTGCCATTGCCTCGGGTATTTCCGATGGTCTGGGCTACGGCCTGAATACCCGGGCCGCTCTCATTACCAGAGGTCTTGCCGAAATCATCCGGCTGGGCACGGCCCTGGGAGCGGACAGTCGTACCTTTTCCGGACTTTCCGGTCTGGGGGATCTGGTTCTGACCTGTACCGGCAATTTGAGTCGCAACCGCAGCGTCGGTCTGAAACTGGGCGCAGGCAAGACGCTCAGGCAGGTGCTTGCAGAAATGACCATGGTGGCGGAAGGCGTCAGAACGACAGAGTCCTGTTTTCAGCTCGCCAAAGCCAGGGCTGTGGAAATGCCGATTCTGGAGCAGGTGTACGCCGTGCTGTACGAGGGCAAAAGCTGCAGAGAGGCGGTGACCCAGTTGTTTCAGAGGACCCTGAAGGAAGAACTGCTGGGGCATGGCAACTGA